The Chitinophagaceae bacterium genome window below encodes:
- a CDS encoding RagB/SusD family nutrient uptake outer membrane protein — protein sequence MKHIQIKIFIVTAVLMLLSSSGCKKILEEQPRSTYTPEFFKTEKGVQGGITSMYGHLRLLYGQPYYYNSLETGTDEYTWAASADGNFKDADLSGVGNLTPTSSRSDALWGTAFSNINTASGIIENAAAVGTIPVSLIAEARFFRAFDYFQLVQTFGGVPLDLGAGELKFNTSASRTSVRNTVPQVYTKGIFPDLLQAVTDLPSTPRITGGATKTVARLYLAKAYLTYAWWLQNPNNIPTYPASARTDPDGHDAAWYFQKAYDVATAAIDNPGVYSGAVNFGLENTFYDLHVGGNDRNKEMLLYADHTQENETYNGACLSCFDSESGNGRNGAFWMVNWNYTVIRSAANPDGTGTAISSVQREAVQSLGRPYTRMAPPVGVFTNTFTDKTLDSRYDGTFTTVYRGNWPKGGTTNATLYNANDLAITPGQPVLSFLEDESETPNIVYPSGANFPGKSSNNVGAGRLPGRADFVINPLGISRIVFPGLWKLGVYRTDNGTGLGQPNATSTRPFKIAKFSELYLIAAEAAVKGAVTVAGKSARELVNVLRARAGKWKFSNKNNAAFVVDNSAVLTAATPAVIDINYILAERSREYFGEAHRWFDLVRTQKWNELAGSYQIGSAAYGNHTPTTYTRTIQPFHYLKPIPQGQLDGMNMTPEEKAAYQNPGY from the coding sequence ATGAAACATATACAAATAAAAATATTTATTGTAACGGCGGTTTTAATGCTGTTGTCTTCTTCAGGGTGTAAGAAAATTCTGGAAGAACAGCCCCGCAGTACTTATACTCCCGAATTTTTCAAAACCGAAAAAGGCGTTCAGGGCGGTATCACATCCATGTATGGTCATCTGCGTCTTTTATATGGCCAGCCTTATTACTATAACAGTTTAGAAACAGGAACCGACGAATATACCTGGGCCGCAAGTGCTGATGGTAACTTTAAAGATGCGGATCTGAGCGGTGTGGGAAATCTGACACCTACCAGCAGCCGTTCTGATGCATTATGGGGAACCGCTTTTTCTAATATTAATACTGCCAGCGGGATTATTGAAAATGCTGCAGCAGTAGGTACCATCCCGGTTTCACTAATTGCTGAAGCAAGATTTTTCCGTGCATTTGATTATTTTCAGTTGGTACAAACATTTGGCGGCGTGCCATTAGATTTAGGAGCCGGGGAGTTAAAATTCAATACAAGTGCTTCAAGAACATCTGTACGTAACACAGTGCCGCAAGTGTATACTAAAGGAATATTCCCTGATTTGCTGCAGGCAGTAACCGATCTGCCTTCAACTCCAAGAATAACTGGCGGTGCTACTAAAACAGTTGCACGTCTTTACCTGGCCAAAGCATACTTAACTTACGCATGGTGGTTGCAAAATCCGAACAACATTCCTACTTATCCAGCATCAGCAAGAACTGACCCTGATGGACATGATGCGGCATGGTATTTTCAAAAAGCGTATGACGTAGCTACAGCCGCTATTGACAACCCTGGTGTTTATTCCGGTGCTGTTAATTTTGGCTTGGAGAATACCTTTTATGACCTGCATGTAGGAGGTAACGACCGCAACAAAGAAATGCTGTTGTATGCAGATCATACTCAGGAAAACGAAACCTATAACGGAGCCTGCTTAAGTTGTTTTGACAGTGAATCAGGAAATGGCAGGAATGGAGCTTTTTGGATGGTAAACTGGAACTATACAGTGATTAGAAGTGCTGCAAACCCTGACGGAACTGGAACTGCTATCAGTTCAGTGCAAAGGGAAGCAGTTCAGTCTTTAGGTCGTCCATATACCCGTATGGCTCCACCTGTAGGAGTTTTTACAAACACATTTACCGATAAAACACTTGATTCCCGTTACGATGGTACTTTCACTACAGTTTACAGAGGTAACTGGCCTAAAGGAGGAACTACTAATGCAACACTTTATAATGCTAATGATCTGGCGATTACTCCGGGTCAACCTGTATTGAGTTTTCTGGAAGATGAATCAGAGACACCCAATATTGTTTATCCTTCCGGAGCAAATTTCCCCGGCAAAAGTTCTAATAACGTTGGAGCTGGCAGATTACCCGGCAGAGCAGATTTTGTAATCAATCCTCTTGGTATAAGCAGGATAGTATTTCCGGGTTTATGGAAATTGGGAGTATATCGTACTGATAATGGTACCGGGCTGGGACAGCCAAATGCTACCAGCACCCGTCCATTCAAAATTGCCAAATTCTCCGAGCTGTATCTTATAGCTGCTGAAGCGGCAGTAAAAGGTGCCGTAACTGTAGCTGGTAAATCTGCCCGTGAACTTGTTAATGTGCTCCGTGCACGTGCGGGCAAGTGGAAATTTTCTAATAAAAATAATGCAGCATTTGTTGTAGATAATAGTGCGGTTTTGACAGCTGCCACACCTGCAGTTATAGACATTAATTATATTTTGGCCGAACGTTCACGTGAATATTTTGGTGAAGCCCACCGTTGGTTTGACCTGGTTCGTACTCAGAAGTGGAACGAACTTGCCGGTTCATACCAGATTGGCAGCGCAGCTTATGGAAATCATACGCCAACAACATATACACGAACTATTCAGCCTTTTCATTACCTCAAACCAATTCCACAGGGTCAGCTTGACGGGATGAATATGACTCCAGAAGAAAAGGCGGCGTATCAAAACCCAGGCTATTAA
- a CDS encoding TonB-dependent receptor, with protein MPNKKFTLPFFRRMMVNAVALSAALLLQFLFFTQTIFAQDLTIKGKVTGEAGTPLAGASISLKGTSKGTTTDNNGNFSISAVKGNTLVISAIGYVEKEVKIGNDINLSIRLESAEKLLGEVIVVGYGTQRKEAVTGSVASINGDKMREVPSPNISQALQGRIAGVEMSQTSTRPGATMQIRIRGIRSLSADNNPLIVLDGIPFMGSIADINPNDVKSIEILKDASSTAIYGSRGSNGVILITTDKGNRNRKPQINYSGYVGAQNVFAKYPMMNGPQFVALRTAAGQYSNGQDEANDINTDWQDLFYRTGIVSDHNISLSGGSETGSYNFGGGYYINQGVIPTQQYKRYSIRGSVDQLVGKNFRFGFTSNTNYNESQGNQVGLYSSLSMSPISTPYNADGTMKRSIRMILDNQYIFTKDVVENLKDNSQWLNESRGFASYNAVYGEVKAPFIKGLKYRVNLGLDYIQSNNGAYTGAGVGDGLNPNTVSSASVDNRYTYHWTVENILSYDQTFGGKHTINAVALYSAEQNKYNRSNMSAQDIPADAFSFYNLGQAAGQLTINPANQDYQLWGLQSAMGRIMYSYDNRYMISATVRSDASSRLAPGHQWHTYPAISVGWNIANESFMKNFDFINNLKLRAGFGQTSNQSINPYATLGLLSTRPYNFGPTNYATGYYVTQLPNPNLGWEFSKTLNFGLDFSILKNRLSGTVEYYVTKTEDILLNLSLPLTSGVSSIASNIGATENKGFELSLNGTIINNVNGWTWEAGVNFYTNKNKLVSLASGQTRDEGNWWFVGHNINSIFDYKKIGLYSTAEDSAATHLNILEPGGKVGMIKVLYTGTYNPDGTPTRAIGPADRQIMDVDPDFQGGFNTRVSYKGFDLGIVGFYRHGGILFSTIHGSNGYLNLLSGRRNNINVDYWTPTNTDAKYPRPPRSVDLVSSDNPKYGSTLSYFDGSFLKIRTITLGYDFSRNLIKNSAIKLRMYVTAQNPFVMLSPFHKESGLDPETNSFGNENAAVNLNQSLRRILTVGFNTPSTRNYIVGVNLTF; from the coding sequence ATGCCAAACAAAAAGTTCACTTTACCATTTTTCAGGCGAATGATGGTAAATGCAGTTGCACTTAGTGCAGCACTGCTATTACAGTTTCTGTTTTTTACGCAAACAATTTTTGCACAAGACCTTACAATTAAAGGTAAAGTAACCGGTGAAGCGGGTACTCCTTTAGCAGGGGCTTCCATTTCACTAAAAGGAACCAGCAAAGGAACTACAACCGATAACAACGGTAATTTTTCTATTTCTGCAGTAAAAGGAAATACGCTGGTTATTTCTGCAATCGGATATGTAGAAAAAGAAGTGAAAATTGGGAATGATATTAATTTATCTATTCGTCTTGAGTCAGCAGAAAAATTACTGGGCGAAGTTATCGTTGTAGGTTATGGTACACAACGGAAAGAAGCTGTTACGGGTTCAGTTGCTTCTATCAATGGCGATAAAATGCGTGAAGTACCTTCACCTAATATTTCTCAAGCCTTACAGGGACGCATAGCCGGTGTGGAAATGTCACAAACATCAACCAGGCCGGGTGCTACTATGCAAATTCGTATTAGAGGTATCCGTTCACTGAGTGCAGACAATAATCCGTTGATTGTACTTGATGGTATACCTTTTATGGGGTCTATTGCCGATATCAATCCAAATGATGTTAAGAGCATTGAGATTCTTAAAGACGCTTCGTCTACTGCCATTTACGGTTCACGTGGTTCTAATGGTGTTATTCTTATTACAACAGATAAAGGAAACAGGAATAGAAAGCCACAGATAAATTACAGTGGTTATGTAGGAGCCCAAAACGTTTTTGCTAAATACCCCATGATGAATGGTCCGCAATTTGTTGCACTCCGTACAGCAGCAGGCCAATATTCTAATGGGCAGGATGAAGCAAACGATATCAATACCGATTGGCAGGATTTATTTTACAGAACCGGTATAGTTTCAGATCATAACATCAGCCTTTCAGGCGGTTCCGAAACAGGCAGTTACAACTTTGGAGGCGGCTATTATATTAACCAGGGTGTAATCCCCACACAGCAATACAAACGCTATTCAATAAGGGGTTCAGTTGATCAGTTGGTTGGAAAAAATTTCCGCTTTGGATTTACCTCAAATACCAACTATAACGAAAGCCAGGGAAACCAGGTGGGCTTATACAGCTCATTAAGCATGTCGCCTATTTCTACTCCGTATAATGCAGATGGTACTATGAAAAGATCCATACGGATGATTCTTGACAACCAGTATATATTTACAAAAGACGTTGTTGAAAATTTAAAAGATAACAGCCAATGGCTGAATGAATCACGTGGTTTTGCATCTTACAATGCGGTTTATGGTGAAGTGAAAGCTCCATTTATCAAAGGATTAAAATACAGAGTAAACCTTGGCCTTGATTACATACAATCCAATAATGGAGCTTATACAGGAGCGGGAGTGGGCGACGGGCTCAATCCTAATACGGTATCATCTGCTTCTGTTGATAACAGATACACATATCACTGGACAGTTGAAAATATTCTCAGCTACGATCAGACTTTTGGCGGAAAACACACGATAAATGCTGTGGCTCTTTACTCTGCCGAGCAGAATAAATACAACAGGTCAAATATGTCAGCTCAGGATATACCTGCTGATGCATTTTCATTTTATAATCTTGGTCAGGCTGCAGGACAGTTAACGATCAATCCTGCCAACCAGGATTACCAGTTATGGGGTCTACAATCTGCAATGGGTCGTATTATGTATTCTTACGACAACCGTTATATGATCTCTGCTACAGTACGTTCTGATGCATCATCAAGGCTGGCTCCGGGACATCAATGGCATACCTATCCTGCCATATCTGTGGGATGGAATATTGCCAACGAATCGTTTATGAAGAATTTTGATTTCATAAACAATCTGAAACTGCGTGCAGGGTTTGGACAAACTTCCAATCAGTCTATTAATCCTTATGCTACATTGGGGTTGTTGAGCACCAGGCCTTACAACTTTGGCCCTACAAACTATGCAACCGGTTACTATGTTACGCAGCTACCTAATCCAAATTTAGGATGGGAATTCTCTAAGACTCTGAATTTCGGTCTTGACTTTTCTATACTCAAAAACCGTTTGTCCGGTACTGTAGAGTACTATGTAACTAAGACTGAGGACATTCTTTTGAATCTTAGTCTGCCTCTTACATCTGGTGTTAGCAGTATTGCTTCAAACATCGGGGCAACTGAAAACAAAGGGTTTGAACTTAGTTTAAATGGTACAATTATAAACAATGTAAATGGCTGGACATGGGAAGCAGGGGTTAACTTCTATACTAACAAAAATAAGTTAGTATCACTTGCTTCTGGCCAAACCAGGGATGAAGGTAACTGGTGGTTTGTTGGTCATAATATCAATTCCATTTTTGATTATAAAAAGATAGGACTTTACAGCACGGCAGAAGATAGTGCTGCAACCCATTTAAATATTCTTGAACCGGGTGGAAAAGTAGGTATGATAAAAGTGCTTTATACCGGCACCTACAATCCTGATGGAACACCAACAAGAGCAATCGGGCCAGCCGACAGGCAAATTATGGATGTGGATCCCGATTTTCAGGGAGGCTTCAATACCCGTGTATCTTATAAAGGTTTTGACTTGGGTATTGTTGGTTTTTACAGACATGGCGGCATTCTCTTTAGTACTATTCATGGTTCAAACGGGTATCTTAATCTGTTGAGTGGACGCAGAAATAATATAAATGTTGATTACTGGACACCAACAAATACCGATGCGAAGTACCCAAGACCTCCAAGATCAGTTGACCTTGTTAGCAGTGATAATCCCAAATACGGAAGCACGCTAAGTTATTTTGATGGCTCCTTCCTGAAAATTCGCACCATTACACTTGGGTACGATTTCAGCAGAAACCTGATAAAAAACTCAGCTATTAAATTGAGGATGTATGTTACCGCTCAAAACCCATTTGTCATGTTATCTCCATTCCATAAGGAATCGGGTCTGGATCCTGAAACCAACTCCTTTGGAAATGAAAATGCGGCAGTAAATCTCAATCAAAGTCTGAGACGCATTCTTACTGTAGGGTTTAACACCCCTTCAACCCGTAACTATATTGTTGGAGTTAATTTGACATTTTAA
- a CDS encoding LacI family DNA-binding transcriptional regulator, whose product MKGKKEITIYDIAQKLDLSTATVSRALKNHPAISKNTRKKIQETAKDLGYRHNSFASSLRNQKSHTIGIIVHELNSNFITSVLAGIEKVSTEAGYDLIIAHSSESSVKEAANALNLFHKRVDGLIASLSFDTESLDHFQSYVDRGIPLVFFDRVDESSESPKVVIDNYKSGYEATQHLIEQGCKRIVMVTATLSRNVYAQRFRGYKDALFDNKIKFEEKNLLIKDLSEKCGIEAAHQIIKMKPMPDGAFITNDFSAAVCMQTLKEHGINIPEDIAIVGFNNDAISKIVEPQLTTINYPGIDIGEIAARNLIGLMKNDTSMMQTNTVIVKSDLIIRKSSLKKK is encoded by the coding sequence ATGAAAGGAAAGAAAGAAATAACAATTTATGATATTGCACAGAAGCTGGATCTTTCAACAGCAACTGTAAGCAGGGCATTAAAGAATCACCCCGCCATCAGCAAAAACACACGGAAAAAAATTCAGGAAACAGCAAAAGATCTTGGGTACAGGCATAACAGTTTTGCCAGCAGTCTTCGCAATCAGAAATCACATACCATCGGCATCATCGTGCATGAACTCAATAGTAACTTTATTACTTCTGTACTGGCAGGTATAGAAAAAGTAAGTACGGAAGCCGGTTATGATTTGATTATAGCACACTCTTCCGAAAGTTCTGTAAAAGAAGCAGCGAATGCACTAAACCTTTTTCATAAACGGGTAGATGGTTTAATTGCATCGCTTTCGTTTGACACAGAATCACTGGATCATTTTCAGTCATACGTTGACAGAGGAATTCCGCTTGTTTTTTTTGACCGTGTAGATGAAAGCTCTGAAAGTCCGAAAGTGGTTATTGACAACTATAAGAGTGGCTACGAAGCAACACAGCATTTAATTGAACAGGGCTGCAAACGGATCGTTATGGTAACAGCCACCCTTAGCCGCAATGTGTATGCCCAGCGTTTCAGGGGATATAAAGATGCACTGTTTGATAATAAAATTAAGTTTGAAGAAAAAAATCTTCTTATAAAAGATCTCAGTGAAAAATGCGGAATTGAAGCGGCTCACCAGATCATAAAAATGAAGCCGATGCCTGATGGCGCTTTTATTACCAATGATTTTTCTGCAGCAGTATGTATGCAAACGCTGAAAGAACACGGAATAAATATTCCTGAAGACATTGCCATTGTTGGTTTTAACAATGATGCTATCAGTAAAATTGTTGAGCCACAGCTTACAACCATCAACTATCCGGGTATTGATATTGGCGAAATAGCTGCAAGAAACCTCATTGGGCTGATGAAGAATGACACCAGCATGATGCAGACAAATACAGTTATTGTAAAATCGGATTTGATTATCCGTAAATCATCACTCAAAAAAAAGTAA
- a CDS encoding glucose 1-dehydrogenase: MNTGKKVAIVTGGGSGLGFAIAEKFIAGGITTIIAGRDKEKLTKAKEQLGNLCYAIPCDVSNLSSIPAFVEGVLKQFGQIDILVNNAGINLKKEFTEVTDEEFHNILTTNVTAVFSMSREVVKHMLPRGTGNIINISSMAAQYGLPKVIAYTASKTAIDGMTRAMAVELSPKGIRINAIAPGFIYSAMTEKALNSDPERKAKVFGRTPMGHMGQPDDIGNTAVFLVSDAAKYITGVILPVDGGNSIGF, encoded by the coding sequence ATGAACACAGGGAAAAAAGTAGCAATTGTAACGGGTGGAGGATCCGGTTTAGGTTTTGCCATTGCTGAAAAATTTATTGCAGGTGGAATTACAACCATCATTGCCGGAAGGGATAAAGAAAAACTGACCAAAGCGAAAGAACAGTTGGGGAACTTATGCTATGCTATTCCCTGCGATGTAAGTAACCTCTCTTCCATTCCTGCATTTGTAGAAGGAGTACTGAAACAGTTTGGGCAAATTGATATACTGGTGAACAATGCAGGCATCAATCTGAAAAAAGAATTTACAGAAGTAACGGATGAAGAGTTTCATAATATTCTCACCACAAATGTTACAGCAGTTTTTTCTATGAGCCGTGAAGTAGTGAAACATATGCTGCCAAGAGGAACAGGTAATATCATCAACATCAGTTCTATGGCCGCACAATACGGTTTACCAAAAGTGATTGCCTATACTGCAAGTAAAACAGCAATTGATGGAATGACAAGAGCAATGGCCGTTGAACTTTCACCGAAAGGAATTCGTATAAATGCAATTGCACCGGGATTTATTTATTCTGCTATGACGGAGAAGGCACTCAACAGTGATCCCGAACGCAAAGCAAAAGTATTTGGACGTACCCCCATGGGGCATATGGGACAGCCTGATGATATTGGTAATACAGCCGTTTTCCTGGTAAGTGATGCGGCAAAATATATTACAGGTGTTATACTGCCGGTTGATGGTGGTAATAGCATTGGATTCTGA
- a CDS encoding endo-1,4-beta-xylanase, with product MKKYTFLLLAISIVALYNLSCAPGKKADLKSSTLKDAYKNDFLIGAALNAAQIEEKEPNAAALVPQQFNAITPENIMKCVIIHPAWEKFDFTLADKIVDYGKKYNMPVFGHTLIWHSQLAPFVSKISNKDSFRLFFTNHINTIASRYDGKVKGWDVVNEALEEDGSLRKSVFLQKLGEDYIVEAFRLAQKAAPNTELYYNDYNIEQPKKRAGAIALIKKIQAAGVSIDGVGIQGHWRAYNVPLKEIEESIIEYSKLGIKVMFTELDLGVLPNPWDNDAADVNMKAEYSAKMNPYTTGLPDSMQVKLTKGYEDLFKLFIKHKNNISRVTFWGVNDGQSWLNGWPIPGRTNYPLLFDRNFKPKPAFDAVIALKK from the coding sequence ATGAAAAAGTATACATTCCTCCTGTTGGCAATTAGTATTGTTGCTTTATACAATTTAAGTTGCGCCCCCGGAAAAAAGGCAGACTTAAAATCTTCCACTTTAAAAGATGCATACAAAAATGATTTTTTGATTGGCGCAGCTTTAAATGCTGCTCAAATAGAAGAAAAGGAACCCAATGCAGCGGCGTTGGTGCCTCAGCAATTTAATGCCATTACTCCTGAAAATATTATGAAGTGTGTAATCATTCATCCAGCCTGGGAAAAGTTTGATTTTACACTGGCTGACAAAATTGTTGATTATGGAAAAAAATATAACATGCCGGTATTTGGTCATACATTAATATGGCACAGTCAGCTGGCACCGTTTGTTTCTAAAATTTCAAACAAAGATTCGTTCAGGCTTTTTTTTACAAATCATATCAATACAATCGCTTCAAGATATGATGGCAAAGTAAAAGGATGGGATGTTGTGAATGAAGCACTGGAAGAAGACGGCAGCCTGCGTAAATCTGTCTTCTTACAAAAACTGGGAGAAGATTATATAGTGGAAGCTTTTCGTCTTGCACAAAAAGCAGCCCCTAATACAGAACTCTATTACAATGATTATAACATTGAACAACCAAAGAAAAGAGCGGGAGCCATTGCCCTGATCAAAAAGATACAGGCAGCAGGTGTTAGCATTGATGGTGTTGGCATTCAGGGTCACTGGAGGGCATACAATGTGCCGTTGAAAGAGATAGAAGAAAGTATAATTGAATATTCAAAACTGGGCATCAAAGTAATGTTTACCGAATTGGATTTAGGTGTGCTGCCCAATCCCTGGGACAATGATGCAGCTGATGTAAACATGAAAGCCGAATATAGTGCAAAGATGAATCCTTACACGACTGGTCTGCCAGATTCAATGCAGGTAAAGCTCACAAAAGGTTATGAAGATTTATTCAAACTTTTTATCAAACACAAAAACAACATCAGCCGTGTAACCTTCTGGGGTGTTAACGATGGACAATCATGGCTGAACGGATGGCCCATTCCCGGCAGAACAAATTACCCGTTACTCTTCGATAGAAATTTCAAACCCAAACCGGCATTTGATGCAGTAATAGCTTTAAAAAAATAA
- a CDS encoding MFS transporter yields MESSQKLSVLEKVGYSLGDLAANLVFQTLVSWISYYYLNIYGLKPEHASALTLVVGLIAAFAFNPVMGAIADRTNTRWGKFRPWILWTAVPLGVVALLAFRTPHFEEYQSKVIYAVITYAMLLMLYAANNLPYSALSGVITGDMKERNSMSSYRFVAVMFAQFFVQVFMYNFIIKAGGGTDAESMKVGISNVMTVLAIIGTIMLIICFLATKERIVPKPEQKSSLKEDLSDLFKNKPWIIMLTVTTLVFVTLAMKGGSYVYYFENYVDKAELTSFLDPFKKFLPTFENDTSLGLGVFNGGGILVGLVGIMLSQQFANKYGKRNVFMASLFISTLFIILFYFFQPKSIGIIFGAQILHGFFYGISTPILWTMIADVADFSEWKNNRRATAIIFSAMMVGLKAGLSIGSSLVSWILGKYEYVANSTSGQTATAINGTKMLISIFPAIPFLIAVALLFFYEINKKKEVQIEADLKQRRTA; encoded by the coding sequence ATGGAATCATCACAGAAATTATCGGTATTAGAAAAAGTAGGCTACAGCCTTGGCGACCTTGCTGCGAATTTGGTTTTTCAAACATTAGTGTCCTGGATTTCTTACTACTATTTAAATATCTACGGCTTAAAACCTGAACATGCATCTGCATTAACACTTGTTGTGGGCTTGATTGCTGCATTTGCTTTTAATCCTGTAATGGGCGCAATAGCAGACAGAACAAATACAAGATGGGGAAAGTTCAGGCCATGGATATTATGGACCGCTGTTCCGCTTGGAGTGGTTGCTCTTTTAGCATTCAGAACTCCTCACTTTGAGGAGTATCAGAGTAAAGTTATTTATGCTGTAATTACTTATGCTATGTTGTTAATGTTATATGCAGCCAATAATTTACCCTACTCTGCACTGAGTGGTGTAATTACCGGAGATATGAAAGAACGTAACAGCATGTCATCCTATCGTTTTGTTGCAGTAATGTTTGCACAATTTTTTGTACAGGTATTTATGTACAACTTTATTATTAAAGCAGGAGGAGGAACAGATGCTGAATCAATGAAAGTTGGCATATCTAACGTAATGACGGTGTTGGCTATCATTGGAACCATCATGCTGATCATTTGTTTTTTAGCAACTAAAGAAAGAATTGTACCAAAACCAGAACAGAAATCGAGCTTAAAGGAAGATTTATCCGACCTGTTTAAAAATAAGCCATGGATCATAATGCTAACCGTTACCACGCTGGTGTTTGTTACCCTGGCCATGAAAGGTGGTTCTTATGTTTATTATTTTGAAAACTATGTTGATAAAGCAGAGTTGACTTCATTTTTAGACCCATTCAAAAAGTTTCTTCCCACTTTTGAAAATGACACTTCCTTAGGTTTGGGGGTTTTTAATGGTGGTGGTATTTTAGTGGGTTTGGTTGGTATCATGTTGTCGCAACAATTTGCAAATAAATATGGCAAGCGAAATGTATTTATGGCATCGCTGTTTATATCAACCCTGTTCATTATTTTATTTTACTTTTTTCAGCCAAAATCAATTGGAATAATTTTTGGCGCACAAATATTGCACGGCTTTTTTTACGGTATAAGCACACCAATATTATGGACGATGATCGCTGATGTGGCTGATTTTAGTGAATGGAAAAATAACCGTCGGGCAACTGCCATTATATTCTCTGCCATGATGGTGGGTTTAAAAGCCGGCTTAAGTATTGGCAGTTCATTAGTGTCCTGGATACTGGGCAAATACGAATATGTGGCCAATAGTACTTCAGGGCAAACAGCAACTGCCATTAATGGCACTAAAATGCTCATTAGTATATTCCCTGCAATACCATTTCTTATAGCAGTTGCATTATTGTTCTTCTATGAAATAAATAAAAAGAAGGAAGTGCAGATTGAAGCCGATTTAAAACAAAGAAGAACGGCATAA
- a CDS encoding glycoside hydrolase family 43 protein, with protein MPEDSIDHIDFDDLNKKAISQPLVSHIYTADPSAHVFDGKIYIYPSHDVDAGDAFDDLGSHFAMEDYHILSMDNPTAETIDHGVALHVKDVPWADKQMWAPDASEKDGTYYLFFPAKGHDGIFRIGVATSASPTGPFKPQPEAIKKSFSIDPAVFKDDDRSYYMYFGGIWGGQLQRWRTGAFKSEQAESPVAFLPEDHETALCAKIVKLRDDLLEFAETPKDIVITDEHGQPLLQGDKDRRFFEASWMHKYNGKYYFSYSTGDTHYICYAIGDNPYGPFTYAGRILEPVVGWTSHHSICQFKNKWYLFYHDSSLSKGVTHLRSVKVTELIHDENGFIQTIKPYNN; from the coding sequence ATGCCTGAAGACAGTATTGATCATATTGATTTTGATGATTTAAATAAGAAGGCAATTTCCCAGCCGCTTGTTTCGCATATTTACACAGCTGATCCATCAGCACATGTTTTTGATGGGAAGATTTACATCTACCCATCGCATGATGTTGATGCAGGTGATGCTTTTGATGATTTGGGAAGTCATTTTGCTATGGAAGATTATCATATTCTCTCCATGGATAACCCAACTGCAGAAACAATTGATCATGGTGTTGCGTTGCATGTAAAGGATGTACCGTGGGCCGATAAACAAATGTGGGCCCCTGATGCTTCGGAAAAAGACGGCACTTATTATTTGTTCTTTCCTGCGAAAGGACATGACGGTATCTTCCGTATTGGTGTTGCAACAAGTGCGTCACCAACAGGCCCTTTTAAACCGCAACCGGAAGCGATCAAAAAAAGTTTTTCGATTGACCCTGCCGTTTTTAAAGATGATGATAGAAGTTACTATATGTACTTTGGCGGCATCTGGGGAGGTCAGTTACAACGCTGGAGAACAGGCGCATTTAAAAGTGAACAGGCAGAAAGTCCTGTTGCATTCTTACCGGAAGATCATGAAACTGCATTGTGTGCGAAGATTGTAAAACTCAGAGATGATTTGCTGGAGTTTGCTGAAACACCAAAAGATATTGTGATCACTGATGAACATGGTCAACCTCTTTTGCAAGGCGATAAAGACCGCCGGTTTTTTGAAGCATCGTGGATGCATAAGTATAATGGTAAGTATTATTTCTCTTACTCAACAGGTGATACGCATTATATCTGTTATGCCATTGGTGATAATCCTTACGGACCGTTTACTTATGCAGGAAGAATTTTAGAACCCGTTGTTGGATGGACATCACACCACTCCATTTGCCAGTTTAAAAACAAGTGGTACTTATTTTATCACGACAGCAGTTTAAGCAAAGGAGTAACACATTTGCGAAGTGTAAAAGTGACGGAACTTATTCATGATGAGAATGGATTTATCCAGACAATTAAGCCTTACAACAATTAA